Genomic segment of Melospiza melodia melodia isolate bMelMel2 chromosome 13, bMelMel2.pri, whole genome shotgun sequence:
GCTGCCAGCTTTGGGATCTGGTCTGTGGTAGAAACACACAACTTtagggtttttggtggtttttttttttgttttgttttgtttttgagacTCTGCTGAAGTTTTTCTACTCAAAGAATGCAGACTTTTTTTAGAACACATAAAATAGCATCTCTTCTCCTGAGAGGTCAATTTTGAATGAAGGAACTGAAAGAATGACTGCTTAGAGAGCAAAACCAAACATCACTAGCACCACCTCAAACCCTCTTGTTTCAGAGCAGTCAGATATTTACATGTAATTCTGCTGAGTTTGTGCACACCTACTTTAGGAATGCATTTGGCTTCCAAAAttgctgttttctgtcagttataatttaaaaaaatactggaAACTTTTAAGCATATTTAAATGAGGTTTGCATAACTAGTATTGTATTCAGTGGCTCGTGTTTTTTCCCAAATTGCTTGTTTCATAATTCACATAAAAGAAGGACTTTCTATTTTAATTATAATGGGGTGTGTGACCAATGTTAACTTTTCTTCCTGTTATCCTGAAAAGAAAGTATTTATGTGATGTAGAGAAGAAGCTCTATGCTTTTGATTGAATTATTTCAACTTCCTTTTGAAAAGATAACTTTGGTTCTTTCAAAGGACCAGGATGTTTTTACTTGACAGAATTTAGATTTTTAGATGTACTTGTTCTGTCCAGGAACTTTGTACAGATTCCTTAGGGTTTCACAAATTAGAAGTTTCTTTTCATCTTTTCATTTCTGCTTTCCAGTTAAGAGCTTTTTCTCTCTCAGAAGTGAGAAAAGAAATAAGTGTTTAAGAGTTGCTGCTGACAAATAAATGCATTTAAATTTGAGTGAGGTGTACTGTTTGACTCTCATTCTTTTCCTTATCAGTGATTTTGATAGTGGTGTCAGTCTGCACAGCAACCGGGGCTTGGAACTGGTTAATAGACCCAGAGACACAAAAGGTAAGGTCAGGCTAATGCCAAATGTGCTGTGTTCCATAGCTTGGTGCTGCAGTCAGGTGGTGTATTGAAAACTGAAAGGCTGAACACATTCTCACATGAAACTGGGAGGTGATCTTTAGTAAAGCTATCAAGCTGTCTGGAGTTGTTGTGGAATGTGTCCTGGGACAATGCCTGCCAAAACACTGTATGCTTATCTAAAGAATTGTTCACAAGTACTTGGAAATGGCTGGGAgcagtattttatttttagttaagGGATCTAGGCAGTGACTGTGTGTTTTAGAAAGTATGCAGTTGAACTAACCTGATTTCTTTCCTAGGTATCATTTTTCACATCACTTTGGAATCACCCATTTTTCACAATTAGCTGTATTACCCTAATAGGCTTGTTCTTTGCTGGAATACATAAAAGAGTGGTGGCACCATCAATGTATCCTTTGATAATGTTTGTCACATTAAAAGTGTAGTTCCTGCAGTTGTTGGAGCCTGTGCTAATTCTGCTTTTTTAGTTTTTGCTGACAAGTGTGAGTTGCTTTCCTTGACACAATCCATGCAGTATAGCAGCCCGATGCCGAACTGTTTTGGCAGAATATAATATGTCCTGTGATGATGTAAGTGTTGCTGCTTCATTGCTTAAACCTTctttgttaaaagaaaaaaaggaaataatccaAAGAGACACATAGTCTGTTTTTCTGAACAGCATTTGTATAAACCTCTGCAAATTCTGTGTGTCTGTAAAACTGGAATGTGGAATACTTAGTATCATTTTGTGTGTTGTTTTAAACTCTCCCTGTAACATTGAAGCTTAATTGTTGGATTCAACTTTCAGGGTTTAaactttatttattttgttttctgtcttgcagactggaaaattaattttgaaaccTAGGCCTCATGTTCAATAAGGGCTgtcttccttcatttttttttccactgccaTGGAAACCAAAAATGACCTTTTTTAAGGTAGTATGACagcaaaaaaaatcaaatgggACTGGTTGTCACTGCCTGGGAGTAAAAGTCTTAACACAGTTGACAGTGAAAGTGTGCAATATTACTTTCTTGAATATTTATCCAAATTCTTTGTTATCACATTATCAGTGCTTTTGCTACTTCTGATTACCTCTTTTTCAGTATTAGTGTCACTTTTTTACTTCAGCTAGAACAGAACATACAGGTGAAGTATGTTAATCGGCAATGAAGTTGAACTTGAAAACGAAACCTCATTTGTGTTACGTGTCTTTCTAAGCTATTGTAAATAGCAGATCGATGCCAAtgttgaggaaaaaaagaaatatctgGTGTATGGATTTTCTTGTTCTCATGAGGAGTATTGAAAGGAACGTTTGCCATTCTCCTGATGTTTTATTAGCACACTTCCTCATTACAGCCGTCCTTGTCTCCTGGTCACACTTTTGGAACTGGTTTAAAGGCTCACAGGAAGACTGACTGTTTGTGCCGGAGAAAACTGGTCTTACTGTTAAAGAACTTCGCAAATATATCAAGGATTACATTTGTCAAGTTGTGTATATAGTGCACCAGCCACTTTCCTTGTGGTCATACGTAGTTCCTTCTTTGATCTGGTTCAAAACACTTATtttaagattttaatttttttaaaaattgtcttaAATATATGCTTGTATCTTCCCAATTGTAAGGTAGTACTGTATCTAAATCCACCAGACCATTCTGAGTGGATTTTTATGCTCTGATAGTCAGAATATGAAACTGGTATTGCAAATGTGTAACATCAGATTTGGTGAAGAAAATCTAAGGAGTGCCACAATAAAATAACATAATTTGTTATTCAGAGTGTTAACAAGCAGGTGTGGATGATATATGCATAAAGTGTAACTTTTGAATAGCTAAAACTGTCAAGTTTTAAGAGTTTAAGTTGTTCAAGGTGCCTTTTTAAATGTTTTGAACTCTTTAAATTGACTCTAACTGCAAAGCTCTTGCAACTTCAGTAACCCCTACTACAGGGTAGACTGGCTTTTAAAGGCAGCCTATTGATGTAACTTTGTCAGTTGAAACTTTAAGAATCgtcttctggattttttttccagtaagTCTTCTGCCCATCCATTATTTTTAACTGCTGTATATTTTGTAGGTAAATGTGTATAAAATAAAATCTTTGTATAAACAGGTGTTATCTTTTTTTGTACTGTACAAATACAGATCTCCACTGAACACAGAAGAACTTCAGAAAATTTATAGCTGCACTCTCTAACTTTCATACCGGACCAACATTTCCTGTATTTGATGTGGGTTTTATAATCTAAGATACTGACACCAGAGAGGAAACCCCTTCCAGGTTTCCATCCTCCAGGCAATCCCGCCTCTGTAAGTGCCCTTAGAGGAAATCGTTTCTATTGATAATGTTCTTGTTTGAGCGCAGTAGGCGCGGCGTGCTCCCTCGGTGCGGGCTGCGGCGGTGCCGGTGTTGGGCCGAGCGCGGATGTCCGGCGGCCGCGGCAGGGCGGGGTgtgcggagcggggcgggcgcggcgcctGCGCGGGGCCGCACACGTGGGCGCGCCGGCGCCGAGCGCAGCCATGGGCAAGAGCCGGGCGCGGCGGTTCCGCAGGgcgcccgcagcccccgccggccccgcgctGCAGCGCGACGGCGAGCGCGGCcccgaggaggaggcggcggcggagctgctggagaaggtgcgggcggcgggcgcggggcgggcgtgGCGAGAACCCCGCTCCGGACTGGGGGagcggcgggggctgcggggccgggtgCGGGGGGCGAGGCCTCGGCTTCCCCCGCGGAGGTGCGGGGCGAGGGCCCGGGCGCGGTCCCGCCCCCGGCGGGAAGGAGCCGAGCGGCCGCACGGGGCCGCGCCTCACTCCGCTCCGCTCCCCTCCCGTCGCTCCCACGGCGTCACGGCCGCGCGGCCCCGGCTCCGCCCGCGCTGCCATCGTGCGCGATGCGGCGGCGGGCCGGGGGACAGCGCCGTGCCCCTCGGCCCTGCGCCGGTGCCAGGCCCTTCTGGCGGGGCTTGCGTTCGGGCTCCCCGGCCGGAGACTTCTACTTGGCCAGAGCCAAGTGTCCAAGCGCCACATGTAAGGTATAAAGGATGGAAAATGCTGAGGAAGACTGGGTTTGGTCACTTGACTATGGTCACAACCATAGTCCTGGCTTAAGTATTGCAGGTAAAAACGGATGTAAATCTCCTTCTGCAGGTGTGACTTTAGAATCAGAAGAAAAAATCCGTTTTCCTTTAAGTAATTAAATCCCCTTTGCTCACTTCACCCAACCTAATTCATTGAACAGATCACTGATTGATATTTTTCTGGACTAACCTGTTTAGGAAAGAGATAATAAATAATGGCACAGGTGAGGATGAGCTGAGACATCTTTTTCAATAGAGGCAGGATCTGATGTTACCACTCTTCTGTTCTGCTCTTCAGCAGATGTTTATCTGCTAGGTTTTCAGCAAACTCCGTGGCCTTCCTGGATATGCACTTCTACTGTGTTATTATTTTGCAATTTGTAATTCCTGTATCTCACCTAAAACTCTGTTATAGGACGTGTCAACATTGTCTTGGGGAATGTAGGGAAGACTTGTTTCTTGCTGTAATGCAGATAGTTTTAATTTAAAGGCTataacttttttttgttttatgtttCTTCAGCTTTTCTTTATGGTGGCATGTGTTATGTCTGTTATACTTAATTGATGATATTTTCCCCCCACTTCAGTGTTTTTAATGTGTGGTGATTGAGGTCTCACCAGTGCCAGCTAGTGTCAAATCTGTGTCTGGACTGGCTATCTCGTCAAATACCCAGAATAGCATTTATCTAGTCATAAAGTTAACACACATAACCCAGGCAAGGATTTATAAGCTTTCATGGAAGGTAAAAGTTCCCGCTTTCACTCAGGAGCAGTAAACGGGAGCCACAGTGCCCCGATCAATCCCTTCACTCAGTAAAACCCTCTGGCTCCCTTTTCCCTCAGCGTGTGTGCTCTGTGTCTCCTCAGCTGcagcatcccagtgctgaggtgagGGAGTATGCCTGTGCCAGCATTtcgcagctgctgcagcaggagcaggtgaTCCCCGCCTTCGTGCAGCGGGACGTGGTGCGCTGCCTGGGGCCGCTGCTCATggaccccagcctggctgtgcgcGAAACCGCTGCGGGCGCTCTCAGGTGAGCActcactgctgctctgctcaATCCGGGATCCTGGCATGGGGGAAAGCTGGggttctgctgctgacagctgtgggctgcAGTGCCAGCCTCTCTTGCTTTAATTCTGGTTTGAGGAACTATGCCTACATCAGCTGAGGTCTGTGAGAGAGGGGCTTTTCTTGCTCTGTGAGACTTTTATGTCAGGAGCAGGCTTTATGAAATGTATGGCTGTATGAGGAAATAGAGACTCGAGTGCAGTTTGGATGGCATTTTGTATCATGATGTTTTAGTACAGATAAGGTTTCTAATTCATgaattgtgatggtgttcacaggggtcttaggatgagggatgagacgaggatctgactccatgtttcaaaatgttgatttattattttatgatatatattaaaactatactaaaagaatagaagaaagaatttcatcagaaggccagctaagaatagaaaaagaaggaatgaataacaaaggcttgtgtctgagccatctgactgtgattggccattaattagaaacaaccagatgagaccaatcacagatgcacctgttgcattcctcagcagcagataatcattgtttgcattttgttcctgaggcctctcagcttctcaggagaagaaatcctaaggaaaggatttttcagaaaatatgtctgtgacaatgaATAAATGGACATAACGTTTTGTTTTTAACTCCAAAGCTATTCTCTTGTGATGGTGAGGTAGAAGACTAAAGCTACTGTTTAAACAAATTGAGTTTAAAACAAAAGGTAccatgtagggggatagaatataagaatataaagatagtgcagaaagtaatcttacccctaaggagctgcagctgggtcaATTAGCAGAGATTAGGatcaggcctgactttaacaggccacagctgtaaccagtgagaagaagagtgctataaaagagtggggtggctgggtgagagggagctggagtcagtggctgctttgtgaagaaggaagagtcagtgcttggaggatctgcccatgagaaacaccaagaaggtatgaaagttatatgataaggagacaacagtatggaacccctgtgaTAAGGTGACAGCATACCATAACTTTTAGAGAAGAATATCAAAGGTATGGGGTTTTTGAAGCATTCTTGGAAAGTATTGTATCTCATCCAAAGCattacttttttttgttttccctagaAATCTGAGTGCTTGTGGAGGATTTGATGTCTGTGATGACATGGTAACAGATGACATCATGACACCCCTGGTTGCACTTCTGAAAGAGGTgtgcttatttttattttattttaaacctgGTCTAGCCGCTGAATTGTCCCGTATGCAAACACAGTTCTATTTCCGTAGCTGTTAATACAATAAGGTACTTGCACGATCTTTTGAAAGAACGTTTTGATAGGTTTAGTGATACAAAAGTTATTCCAGAGATTTCTAACCCCTGCCTTCTGGCTCCTGGCCAGCTGACCTGTGTCCATAGTGAGGTTTGCTGCCTAGGGTGATTTTTGAGTGAAAGGTCTGGAGATTTGGGTCTGTAATGTCAGTTAAGACAAGTTTATTCTGTCAGTGAGAATCAAGGTCCTTCATTTATGTTGCAGCATTATTCCAGTGATGTTATTTTGCTGAGCAATTTTGTCTCAATGGATGTAGAGCTGAGTAGTTAGTGGAGAATAACATGTACTGAATTTGTATTCTTTGTTTGGTCCAGGTGTTGCACTGCAGTTTGGATATTGCATTGATTTCTCTTACCTGCTGTCTTTGTATGAGCAACCTTGAGCAATGTCATCATTTTCTGTATGTTTCTTCCCCTTTTTAAAATATGAGTAATAGCATTACTATAGAGCATAGTAAGGTATTAGCTGAGTTAATCTTTGTGGAGAAATAACTGTTGATAGCTCCATACAGAGTAATAGCAAGAAACAGTACTTCAGGTTGTAAAATt
This window contains:
- the CNEP1R1 gene encoding nuclear envelope phosphatase-regulatory subunit 1; amino-acid sequence: MNSLDQAEDLKAFERRLTEYIACLQPATGRWRMILIVVSVCTATGAWNWLIDPETQKVSFFTSLWNHPFFTISCITLIGLFFAGIHKRVVAPSIIAARCRTVLAEYNMSCDDTGKLILKPRPHVQ